The genomic interval GAGGAGTGACTTCTAGGTGATGAGCTTTTTCGAATTGGTCAAGCTGTCTCTGGAAGCGATCAGTTTGCTCTTTCAAGTCTAACTTGCTTTGCGTCTTCGTCTCGGCCAAGTCATTCCGTTGGAGTTGCCAACAATAGAGGCTAAATCCGATAGAAAAACTACCGAAAATGACTGTAGCCAAAGCACTGACTGCTGCAATCAAATTCGACGTATGGTCCTTGTCATCAAGTGCGGTGCGAATCCCCACGGTTTGATTTCCTCCTTTGCGATTGCCAACGTCCGATTCTCGAAAACGGATCTCTGAATTCCGAAATTCGTGAGGATTTGTTCAATGATCGTATTGCATGAGACTATCGGGTGATAGTGCCGTAGATTCAGACTCGGCACGATGGGCCTTGAAACGAGTCAGTACGGTTGAAGGATTAACGGCGAGTAAAATGACAACAATCAAAGTTCAAGTCGAAGTTACGATTGACGAAGACGCCATCAATTCTTTTGCCGAACTCCTTGCACCGGCCATCAAACAGGCCATATTTACGCAAGAAGAATTGAAAATGGCAGCACGCCTCAGATCATCACAAAACGCACTGTTCGCCGGGCAGAAGCTGCCAGAACACCAAGGGCTGCTTCTCACTTCAAAAGAGACGGCGACGCTCCTAAGAGTTTCTGAGAGAACTCTGTACAGCATGCACACCACGGGGCAGATGCCGCCGCCAATTCGAATTGGTGCCGCAATTCGCTGGAGCCTCGATGCGGTGCAGAAATGGATTGAGGCAGGTTGCCCAACTGTTGAAGCACCGAAGAAATGACGGAATTCCAAGTGGAAGCGAATTTGGCAAACCAGCAGTGAGCTCTTGAATTCTACAGCAAATCGGATGCAGCAAATGAAGCGAAGAAAATGCTCAAAGGGCTGTGGCTTAATTCGCTATTGATGTTCGCCTTGCACGACTGCCATTTCTGAGTATCATCTGCCAAGTCATTTGACCCAACCAAATCCAGCCGGTGCTGGCGGTGCCTACGCAGACCAAACTGCGGCCTTCTTTTAATTCGCATTTTCTAGCGGATTACCCAAGCTCAATGTCGAGCAGTGTCGTTTCTTTGGGTCGGCGTGCCATCGATTATTCGATGCCCGTAATCATGCCCTGGTTTGGAGATCGTTCCAATTTCTCACCGAACACTTTTGCAGGGTCATTCGTATCGGTTATTGTACCCGTCAATCAATTTCGCTTGTCTGCCAAGCAAGTTGGAAGAACGCCGAATTCTTGTGAAGGAAGTTCGGGACACAGAACTTCAGCCATTGGACGATGAAACTCTGGATTCAAATCCGTACATCAAACGTGGCCGGTGGTTAGTCACTGGAATGGATTTGGACAAAATGAAGGAGCGGTCGTTTTATCGTGAGTCGATGGTTGCGGTGATGACGATTGAGGATCGATTAGCTGAATGATGCAGAGTAATCCTTTATGCTCAGGCCAATCTACAGCCCGTCGTCATCATTCTGATAAGACACATCTTTAATTCTTGTATTTCCATGAGGAGTAATTGTCGGATCAGAATTATCGTTAAGCTTTAGCTTAAACATATGGTGGCAGTCTCTTGCCTTCTTTCGATTAAATTTGAATTCCTGCTCTGTTAAAGAGAGTGCGTCATGTTCGAGCACCTCCCATCCTGCAGGACTAGTATAAATTTTAATTCCAAAATCAATATCGAATTTACCCGACAAGGTTATTCCGCCTGCTGCACCCACAGTTCCTTCTACGAAATGAACTTCGACTGTGATATACTTAGACATGCTCTCTGTGCTCTCTCTGTTAGGGATGACAGCAGTTATTCAGGAAACAAAGCATTTTGATTATGCCGATGACAGAAACTGCTGTCAACAAACTCGGCCACAGAACAAAAACTGTTGCTTCGAGAAATGATTGAAGCACAATCCGCCCCAATCGTCGCCAAATTGAAGAAACGATATTGCAAGAAGCCAAAGAACCCACAGTTCAATTGGCCCCATGATTTGTTCACTCGTTGGCACCGTGATGCACTGCACTTCGTCGTCATAATGCGGACGGGACACGATGTTCCACCAGAACTTGAAACTCATGCCGCTCGAATACAACACGTTGGCGATGGTAAATTCGATTTGGCGGCTCCCGTGCGACGAGGATGGATGACGATCATGAAGAAAATCACGCCGGAAGCCTGCTTAGAAGAAATCCAAAACACAATCACTCTGTGAAAGAGACCGCAGATGGCAGATTCGAACCCTGATCAACCACAGATGGGGCAGAATTGGTCAGAGCAAGAAGTGCGTCTCGTCGTCGCCGATTATTTCACGATGCTTGAATCTGAACTTTTGGGAGTGCCATACAAGAAGTCCGATCATCGGAAAATCTTGGCTCCACACTTGTCGGGACGATCAGACGGTTCAATTGAATTCAAGCATCAGAATGTTAGCGGTGTTTTGGTCGATTTTGGCTTGCCGTACATTGAAGGTTACAAGCCCCGCAGTAACTACCAGTCGATCCTTGCGACCGAAGTGGAATCATTTCTGGAGAAGCGACCCGATTTCTGGCAACAAGTTGCGGCAGGTCCAATTTTGAATCCCGTAGAACCACCGCCGAACAAACAGACGAAGTTTGAAGACGTCATTGAGGAACCTCCCGAACAAATCATCGTGCCGAAATCAGATTCAAAACCGTGGATCACTCGGAAGCCACGCAGAATTGATTTTGCAGAGCGTGATGCCACGAATCGTCGTTTGGGACTGATCGGCGAAGAATTCGTCCTTGAACTGGAAATATCCCGCCTATTGTCTTTAGGGCGAGATGATCTGGCGAAGAAGGTAACTTGGGCTTCACGAGATATCGGTGATGGACTTGGGTTTGACATCATTTCGTTTGACGAAACCGATGAATCGGAAAAGCTGCTCGAAGTTAAGGCCACAGGACTCGGCAAGTTTTTCCCATTCCATGTTTCTTCAAATGAAGTACGCTGTTCTGAGGACGTACCTCAGCAGTTCCATCTCTATCGAGTTTTTGACATCGCCAGACAACCTCGCCTGTACATTCTCAAAGGCTCGTTGCGAGTGTCATGCCAGCTTCAGCCAGTGCTGTATCGTGGAGTGAGTTGATGTGAGGTTCAGCAAGTTCTCAATTATGATTCACGAAAGCCCCTTGTTCGTTTCAGTTCACTGACGGTACTGGAATCCTCCGAAATCCCAAGAGCGGCATCAAGAACTCAAGATGACCATCACGAGCGCCATCCTCGACGGCAATCATTCCGTCTGCATCAAAGTTCGCTTCGCCACAATGTTCGAGCAATTTGCGAATTGCATCACTCGGCCATTCGCCACCGATAGCGACCTGCGGCAAATCACCGAACCATGCGGTCCATTGGCCTTAATTTTCTTCGACGATGATTCTGGCGAACGCTCTCATGATTTCTGATAGTTAAAACTCGAAGAGCTCTGCTCGGCTTTGCAAAATTGCTCACTTTCCAACTCTACGCTTGACGTCATCTCGGAATTCACCGAACGATGGAACCCGAGTTCCAGCAGGTAAACTTTTCACCTCGGCGTCATAAATCGTTTTTAGATCTTTATTGAGAGGCTTGCTATTTTCGTACTCCCAATTGCGCTTAAATTCAGCGTCTTCTCTCTCAGCCCGTCGCCTGTTCTCTTGTCCTACTTTTTGAACGCCGTCTGCAACATGCCAAACACCTAGTGCCACTAACAATCCTATTACAACCAAAATGGCGAGACCAATTTGATTTGGCGGTTGTGCCGAATTAGGTTCTGGTTCTCTCGGTACTACTTTGAGTCCTAGCGGCGTTTCTTCTTTTGTTGCTGCGGGTGATGATACGATTTTCGATGCCGAGGCAGGTTCTGTGGTTGGTTCCGCAAATAAGCCTTTGACATGTGCGGCTTTGACTGGTTTGCCATCCCTCGTTTTACGAATGAAATCATTCTTGCTGATCTCGTGATCACGAGCCATTATCTTCAATTCTTGTGGAGAGAATGGACCGGAAATCTCGCCGTTTTGTTCTACGAATAATTCCATTGCCATTGGGTCGATTCCGAAAAACGAGCGATTTGGACGTGTCGGGGATATTCTCCAGTTACATTCAAGCAGATTCAACCGGGCTGCCTCGATATTTTCAAAAGGAATTTCCAATGCGATGGATGGCCGCCCCGTTACTTTTTGTCGTCCTGTCCACTATCTGCTATGCGGACGAAATCAAAGGTAAGGTCGTCAGTATCGCTGACGGCGATACGGTCACGGTTCTCGATGTCGAAAAAGTTCAGCACAAGATTCGACTTCAAGGCATTGACGCACCGGAAAAAGCGCAGGCGTTCGGGACCAAGAGCAAGGAACGATTGAGCGAGAAAATCGGTGAAAATGAAGTTGTCGTGAAGTGGAAAGAAAAGGACCGATACGGTCGAGTTCTCGGTGAAATTTACTTGGGCGACCGTCACATCAACCTCGAAATGGTTCAGGACGGATTGGCTTGGCAATACAAGCAGTATTCCAAGTCGAAGGAACTGGCTGTGGCATAAGGCGAAGCTCGGAATGCGAAAAACGGGCTTTGGGCGGATAAATCTCCTGAGCCGCCGTGGGAACAGGAAGAACGGACGTGAGAAGAAGTCATAAAGTCTGATCAGTTGCGTTCCAAAGCTCATCACTGTGAGAAATCGAACCACTCACCGAGATCACTTGCCTTCGTTCATCATCCGAATCAGGGCTTCTTTGGCTGTTAGTGACAACAACTTAATCGCCAGTTCTCGCTTCGAAGCCATGCTCTGGTTCTGTTGAAGTTCCCGGTAGACACAAACAACAGGCAGCCGAGAGCGAGTGTATCGTGCAGCAGTTCCGGCATTATGCTGTTCGACCCGTCGTTCCAAATCGTTCGTGATTCCAGTGTAGAGTGATCCATCAGCACATCGCATGATGTAAACAAGCCACTGTTCCGACAATTGCTTTCGCAACTTCAACACGGCGACTTCCTTGGCCTTGGCTTCAACCTCAATGGTTGCACCCAGACCCCGCCAGCATTCCGGAAAATCGGTGATGTTGATGAAATCGTGGTGGCGTTCCGGTTTCGGCTTGCTCCAGCCATCCATCGGGCTGGAAACATGAAATAGTGCCTCCCGATCCCATGTCGCCAATGCCTTCTTCGTGGCGTCTTCAATGCTCAAGCCATCGGGATTGCATCGGTGATGATGCACGTCGTACACCAGTTGAACGCCGGTGATTCGACAAATGCCAAGAAGGTCTTCTGGCGTGTAGGTCTTGTCGTCATTCTCAACCGTCGCTTCTGCCCCTTGCTGAAAGCCGGTCAAGGTTGCGGGCAAAATCGGCGAGAGCCTTT from Schlesneria paludicola DSM 18645 carries:
- a CDS encoding helix-turn-helix transcriptional regulator — protein: MTTIKVQVEVTIDEDAINSFAELLAPAIKQAIFTQEELKMAARLRSSQNALFAGQKLPEHQGLLLTSKETATLLRVSERTLYSMHTTGQMPPPIRIGAAIRWSLDAVQKWIEAGCPTVEAPKK
- a CDS encoding DUF3883 domain-containing protein, whose translation is MADSNPDQPQMGQNWSEQEVRLVVADYFTMLESELLGVPYKKSDHRKILAPHLSGRSDGSIEFKHQNVSGVLVDFGLPYIEGYKPRSNYQSILATEVESFLEKRPDFWQQVAAGPILNPVEPPPNKQTKFEDVIEEPPEQIIVPKSDSKPWITRKPRRIDFAERDATNRRLGLIGEEFVLELEISRLLSLGRDDLAKKVTWASRDIGDGLGFDIISFDETDESEKLLEVKATGLGKFFPFHVSSNEVRCSEDVPQQFHLYRVFDIARQPRLYILKGSLRVSCQLQPVLYRGVS
- a CDS encoding DUF3024 domain-containing protein, giving the protein MIEAQSAPIVAKLKKRYCKKPKNPQFNWPHDLFTRWHRDALHFVVIMRTGHDVPPELETHAARIQHVGDGKFDLAAPVRRGWMTIMKKITPEACLEEIQNTITL
- a CDS encoding thermonuclease family protein, coding for MRWMAAPLLFVVLSTICYADEIKGKVVSIADGDTVTVLDVEKVQHKIRLQGIDAPEKAQAFGTKSKERLSEKIGENEVVVKWKEKDRYGRVLGEIYLGDRHINLEMVQDGLAWQYKQYSKSKELAVA
- a CDS encoding GIY-YIG nuclease family protein, which translates into the protein MPATLTGFQQGAEATVENDDKTYTPEDLLGICRITGVQLVYDVHHHRCNPDGLSIEDATKKALATWDREALFHVSSPMDGWSKPKPERHHDFINITDFPECWRGLGATIEVEAKAKEVAVLKLRKQLSEQWLVYIMRCADGSLYTGITNDLERRVEQHNAGTAARYTRSRLPVVCVYRELQQNQSMASKRELAIKLLSLTAKEALIRMMNEGK